One Dreissena polymorpha isolate Duluth1 chromosome 9, UMN_Dpol_1.0, whole genome shotgun sequence genomic window carries:
- the LOC127845269 gene encoding scoloptoxin SSD552-like: protein MKQDILDVHNSLRRNFAKGSEGAHAANMKALLWDDDLARQARIRLRLSCKFSNIPFFEISDNDNCSNIARVSNGNVTRDILTWYSEIKNNFYANEKPNGFCHPVENCSQATVVLNADFRYIGCSYKRRCTRTTGSFYCIYKNDIDEPPVEPLGTVGQFYTTGPPCTHCKHSTSFCDDGLCTSCDIDPDFCDCRKTCSSPHGHGILDRRTCSCMCHYGYGPNCDVPCENPSRHDFVDYDICEANENDITPEECNVDALLRLSCPKTCGLCRSPIFL, encoded by the exons ATGAAACAAGATATCCTGGACGTCCACAACTCTTTAAGGAGGAATTTTGCGAAAGGTTCGGAGGGGGCGCATGCCGCTAACATGAAAGCATTG CTTTGGGATGACGATCTCGCTCGGCAAGCACGGATACGACTACGGCTGAGTTGTAAATTTAGTAATATTCCATTCTTTGAAATAAGCGACAATGATAATTGTTCAAACATTGCTCGAGTATCCAATGGAAATGTGACGAGGGATATTTTGACATGGTACAGtgagataaaaaataatttttacgcGAACGAGAAGCCAAACGGCTTTTGCCACCCTGTAGAAAACTGCTCTCAAGCCACCGTG gttttaaatgctgattttagaTATATTGGGTGCTCCTACAAGCGAAGATGTACCAGGACGACTGggtctttttattgtatttacaaaaatgA TATAGACGAGCCACCAGTGGAGCCACTCGGGACAGTTGGACAGTTCTACACGACAGGCCCACCCTGCACCCATTGTAAACACAGCACCTCTTTCTGCGACGACGGACTTTGCA CATCATGTGATATAGACCCAGACTTTTGTG ATTGTCGCAAAACATGTTCGTCACCTCACGGACACGGCATCCTGGACAGACGCACCTGCTCGTGCATGTGCCACTACGGCTATGGTCCCAATTGTGACG TGCCTTGCGAGAATCCCTCACGGCACGATTTCGTAGATTACGATATTTGCGAGGCAAACGAAAACGACATAACTCCCGAAGAGTGTAATGTGGACGCCCTCTTGCGACTGTCGTGTCCAAAGACGTGTGGACTATGTA